The following DNA comes from Erigeron canadensis isolate Cc75 chromosome 3, C_canadensis_v1, whole genome shotgun sequence.
TCAAGAAAAAAACATGGGCTTGCTTCAAATGATCACTAGGGTTTTAAAAGGGCTTAAAATTGAAAAGCCCACAATTGAATTTAATGAAAAAGAAGATCTTTTTGTGGTAAAGTTTTTTGTTACTgatttaaatggtaaaaaagTCGAAGATAAAGAAAGTTTGGTAAAAATCAAGACTTTGTTAATGGAAGCTATTAATGGGAGTGAAGGTGTTGTGGTAAAAAAAGCAGGGTTTTTTGGTGGTAATAAAAGTGACAAAATGTTTGAATTAATGGAtggttttttgaaaaatgatccAACAAGCCTTCAAAAAGATATTCTTCATCATGTTGAGTACACAGTTGCAAGATCAAGATTCagttttgatgattttgaagCTTATAAGGTATATTGCTTTTGATTCTTTTTCGGCCCGAATTGTTAACAGAATagaatttatatgtttattaggACAAGTTTAGGAGTTAGTTAGCGTAAACGGAATAAGGAAAGAATGAGGGATCGACCCATGACAATTGtgcatcaaattttttttagcaAGTGATGCATAATGTAAATCCTTCCGGAATTTGGCACGTATCGTTCCTTCAttctttcatatttattttacgtTAAGGATTGTTTGATTTGATCGATTCATAAAAGAATCTAACTTTACATGAACTATATTTGTAGGCCTTGTCACATAGTGTGAGAGACAGATTGATTGAGCGTTGGCATGATACTCAACAAcatttcaaaaagaaagatcCTAAACGATTATACTTTCTATCGCTCGAGTTTCTAATGGgcaagtaattcatttccctctttcttctttatactgcatttttttggtaatttgtattttaacattaactttttctttctttatgttTTCGTGGTTCATTTCATCTAAATTCCAGGTCGTTCGTTGTCAAATAGTGTGATTAATTTAGGCATACGAGATCAATGTGCTGAAGCATTAAGTCAGCTTGGATTTGAGTATGAAGTTTTGGCAGAGCAGGTTAGCTAACTATTTTCTATCTGAAGTTTGAATTTGACTGGCATGTTTGATGTATAAAGATTTCACTGGAAGTGCTAAAAAGAGGGGGTAGAGTAACAGGTCAAAACGGTGAACGTGCAAGTGCAGGTCAAAACGGGTCCAGCCGGGTGGGGTCGAGAAATAACAAAACTATATCATTCAAATGATAATATagttttttctaattaaaaaagGTTTAGGATGTTTTAAACATCCAAAAACATGTTTAGTGTATCAGATACAACCTGAATTGGTGGGTTTTCATATAAAGGGGCAGGAATTTCTGCTCTTAGTTTCCATATGTGAAGGTATAAACTAGTGATTGTTTTCTGAAGGAAGGAGATGCAGCTCTTGGGAATGGTGGTTTGGCCCGCCTTTCCGCTTGCCAAATGGATTCTTTAGCAACATTGGATTATCCTGCTTGGGGGTAatatattattctttattttactTCCTATTAGATAAATGTGAAATTTCCTGATTATGATCCTTAAAGTCGCTAATTAAGAGTGTCATCATGTTCCTTAgatcaatttatcaaaaagatttatatgttttttgacTAAATTTGATTATGAAAGTAATAGAACCTTTTCCATCAATGTTTAGATATGGGTTGCGTTACCAGTATGGACTATTTAGACAGATAATATTGGATGGGTTCCAGCATGAACAGCCTGATTATTGGTTGAACTTTGGAAATCCTTGGGAAATAGAGCGGGTCCATGTATCATATCCTGTTAAGGTTTTAAAGTATCTTTCTTTATCTCTATCTCAATTCTCAAATACACTTATActtctttatttattcatttaccCATATTTATTTTGTGTGATAATTCTAAATTTTCTTTACTTGTCACTAATTCAGTTTTATGGAAGCGTAAACGAGGAAGTTGTGAACGgaaaaaagtgtaaagtttggatTCCTAAAGAAACCGTGAGTTGTTTCACCATGAAACTTTTCCCCCTtttctataattttttaattctcAATTTTAGATCGTTGTCTTCCGCTTGTTTGCAGGTTGAAgctgttgcttatgacaatccTATACCTGGGTATGGAACAAGGAACACAATCACTCTTCGTTTATGGGCTGCTAAACCGAGTGATGGGATTGACATGGTGTGTGTGATTACATGTGATActatttattactttttatttgtatttatctAATGAGGCCTCTTTATTGCAGGAGTCTTATAACACTGGAGATTATATCAATGCTATTGTAAACAGACAAAAGGCAGAGATAATAAGCAATGTCTTATACCCTGATGATCGTTCTTATCAGGTACGTATATGTACATGTGTTTGACACCTTGATGATTTGCTTAAACTTGTGTACATTTTGAAAGTTTCTTTTCTGCATTTTCAGGGAAAAGAACTACGGCTAAAGCAACAATATTTCTTTGTCTCGGCATCATTGCAAGATATTATTCGGAGGTTTAAAGATGTGCATGGAAACTTTGATGACTTCCCGGACAAGGTTGTAGCCTTAACGgcttgtgttatatatatatatatatatatatatttgataactGATTGGACTCttttgatttacatttttagcatgAATGGTATCTTATATTATATCCATGTTGTGGATTTTCTTATCGAACACttaggtggcaaaatgggcgggttggtgggttgggtaatgggtcataATGGGTTTGGGTTGAAACAAGGCAGGTTGACCCTAGACACTTcattcaacccatttgacccgttccctttttagtctttttttttttttaattttcagttTACTCATTTGTTTCTAGTGTTCTGTTTTACTTTAGTTTTGTTAGTTGATGTTGATGCATTGTCTGTTTACCACCTTATGCAGGTTGCTTTGCAGTTGAATGATACTCATCCATCTATTTCCATAGCTGAGCTCATGAGGGTGCTTCTTGATGAAGAACATTTGGGCTGGAAAAGGGCATGGAATATCACACGCcaagttttttcttttactacACATACAGTACAACCCGCAGCATTGGAAAAGGTCCCTGCAGATCTATTTGAGAACGTTTTACCCCGTCATTTACAAGTGAGTCATTTCGATATAACTCGTTCGATGCAGGAGCACGATTTGTATTTTCTATTTGTAACTTGCTATAATGTTTATCTTTGCTTATGACTTTATAATTCCTAATATGAGCGTTCCAATGTATTCCTGGTATGAACCCATTTTGGCAGATTATATATGACATAAACTTTTCATTCATGGAGGAGTTGAAAAAGAAGATAGGGCAGGATTATGTTCGCCTATCTTCGATGTCAATCATTGAGGAAGGTGCTACCAAGGTATAATATAATGTTCGGATATAATTCTGCATCCTTTGGttgtagaggtggcaaaacgGGTGGGTTGAGTTTTGGTCAAAACAGGACACATTTTAAGCTTGAGTTACACAGGGTGGATTGACTAATTAACACCTTTGTTTAAATCTTATTAGGAATctacacattatatatataaaaaatgttatgtATTTCAAATGAtagataattttaataaatgagTTGAAATGGTTATAAGAAATCAAGTACTTGAGCGCACTTCTTAAACCCGAAACCATTCAATCCACTTCCGTCTATTTCTGCAGTTTGACCCGTTTTCAGTAAATCATAACCCATATCAACCTGTTTTACACATGAATGGGTCAAACATGGCACTTATTTTTATTACCTTATCTGTATCACTGTATGAATTCACAGAATATTCGAGTGGCGAATCTATCCGTTGTTTGCTCTCACACCGTTAATGGGGTATCCAGAGCTCATTTTGAATTGCTAAAAACACGAGTATTCCCGGTAATCAATTTCATTGTACTTATATCCTTTACGGTGGATCTTCACTTTGATCTGTCCTTCGATTTATGATATGGCCGGCATGCAATTTTAAAGGCTTCACCTCATAGTTTAATGTTTCAACACCTATGTTAGTAAATCTTAAAAGTTTCATTTATGATCAtaagtatgtcaaagatttcGTCTTTTACCTAACTTACTTCACAAACGACGCAAGTTTTGCTGCTCACAAGACTTTCCAAGATACTTAATATATTTGTGTTTGCTCCTTGGCAAACTATTTATATCCcatttaaaaaagatatacCGGTACCTTATAATGGTTTATTTTCAGGATTTTTATGAACTATGGCCAGAGAAATTTCAGTACCAGACAAACGGAGTTACTCAGGTAATGGTTTGTATCTTTCTGTACGTTAGATAATTCACAGGGCTAAATCGTTTTTTTCTTACTTCAGCGTCGTTGGATCGTAGTAAGCAATCCCTCACTGTGTGCTCTTATCTCGAAGTGGCTCGGTACAGAATCTTGGATCCGTGATATCAACCTCTTAGCGGGTCTGAGAGAATATGCATCAAATGCTGACCTACAACAAGAATGGATGACGGTAGTTTAATGTCATAAATCCTTTAGTTTCTTTGGGAAGCGTATTTGTTGTGTattcaattatttaatttactttggCTTAACATATCTGTTTAATACTTTGGTGTTTAGGTGAAGAAGACCAATAAAATGAGGCTTGCTGAATACATTGAAACTATGAGTGGAGTGAAGGTCCTAGATAACATATTTCTTTGTGGGACATTGTAATAAATAGACTCGATATCACATCATATCTAGTTTTGTGACTATAAATctaaaatatttactaaaacCTTTGAAAATAATCATTTTGGGATAGTCTTGAAGCCTATAATATTCTGGCTTGGATGAATGGCTATGGTTTTAAGATGGTTTTCTGAGATGGTTTTAGTAACACTTTATAAAGTTCATTGATGAATTCTATGTAAAAATTGGTCGCTTTTTACGGAATTCATCTTTTTCTCTTGTATTATATTGCTCATCATGTAATGCATAATTTGCAGGTTAGCTTGGATTCAATGTTTGATGTGCAGATAAAGAGAATACATGAATATAAAAGACAGTTGTTGAATATATTAGGTGTAATTCATCGATATGACTGCATAAAGGTACTTCTCTATGTCACATTTGAAGTGAAGATGTTTAAACTAGTTCTAACTCTTTACCTACTTGTTGTATCTATAAGAATATGGAGGAAAGTGAGAGGAAAAAGGTTGTACCTCGTGTATGCATAATTGGTGGAAAAGCTCCTCCTGGATATGAGATTGCAAAGAAGATCATTAAGCTTTGCCATGCTGTTGCAGAAACAATAAACAATGACATTGATGTTGGCGACCTTCTTAAACTGGTAAGCTACAAAAATAGCTCGAGTTTCAGTATTTTGTATTCTTAGTGTTATTATTATTGCAGGTTTTCATTCCTGATTACAATGTTTCGGTTGCTGAATTAGTTATTCCTGGAAGTGACCTTTCACAACACATCAGGTTTGTATTTCTTAAGGCTGTATTAGGACTAAGATACTTAATTCATCACGAAGAGGCTGGCCAGGGTTGTAagtgatgtgtgaaatcgagtctTAAAATTTGTAACACAAATCACCTAAAGACCgactaccacacacttacgggcagtggaccctttcgtatgcaatatagttaacTTGGTAAATCCAAGATCGAACAAAAGGTTGTAGAAGTTGTTCAAAGAATGCAATTCAAAataatttgggggttttgtaACCGTATTGTCACTTTGCTTTTAGAAGTTAGTTTGCAGAAATGTAATGAAGTTAGTAATTCCGAGgaattaattgaaaagagttttgtttgaaataataatattaaaatgcATCCATCTTGAATCCGCTCAACAACATGTTCCAATTGCACATAAATGAAGTTCCAATCCAATTtaagttgattaaataaccgagactcaaacaaagcaccaatcccgtacccgtcaagtttgtGACGTTATCCAACTCTCTTGATTAACTAATTTCACTCATAGTTGTCAAAGGCGAAAGTGATCTTGAAGCGCAATGACCCCAAATGGGGCCTAGGCAAGAGGCGCAAAGAAAGCGCGGACCCGGAAATAAAAAAGCGTAGAAGAGTATATAAGTTCAGTGTCTCTAACAAATGATAATGAAGAAAGTTTCAGCTAAAGACAGTATGATGaatgatgatattgatgataatgatatatacCAAGTGATTTTGGAACAAAGAAAACGTTGTGATATCCCTATAATATACATGATTCTTTAAGTGGAACAAAGGGCTTATTTATATGGAAAAGTATAGACAGGCGCTTCATACAGTTAGTGGGCCTTGAGCCTAGGGTTTCAGGCGTTAAGGTTGGGCCTTGCCCGCcttttgcgcctaggcgcaagagGCGCTCGCCTTTAACAACTATGATTTCACGGTACCTCAGGGCATCTTTTATAATTTCCTTAATCACtcaatggttttggttattaagATACCAATTATGTCTAtggattgtacccaaccgtcaacacATTAATTCCTATTACCAATAAACGATTAACTACCATTACCATGCATGATGAATAGATCCAATTGTTTATACCtaatcaatcaaaataacaTATGTATAATCAATAACTCCCGCTATATAAACGCATATATCACCAATCAATCCAAGACAAATTATAAGGAATCAATACGCT
Coding sequences within:
- the LOC122594002 gene encoding glycogen phosphorylase 1-like isoform X2, which codes for MSLFHPFRIIAIKYNQPKIKKIQSLFTPTSFTIKKHSSFTFFQHNAVKNAAKHVSKSLMQDSSGNTSSVTVEKDVSNGVVFVIKVQEKNMGLLQMITRVLKGLKIEKPTIEFNEKEDLFVVKFFVTDLNGKKVEDKESLVKIKTLLMEAINGSEGVVVKKAGFFGGNKSDKMFELMDGFLKNDPTSLQKDILHHVEYTVARSRFSFDDFEAYKALSHSVRDRLIERWHDTQQHFKKKDPKRLYFLSLEFLMGRSLSNSVINLGIRDQCAEALSQLGFEYEVLAEQEGDAALGNGGLARLSACQMDSLATLDYPAWGYGLRYQYGLFRQIILDGFQHEQPDYWLNFGNPWEIERVHVSYPVKFYGSVNEEVVNGKKCKVWIPKETVEAVAYDNPIPGYGTRNTITLRLWAAKPSDGIDMESYNTGDYINAIVNRQKAEIISNVLYPDDRSYQGKELRLKQQYFFVSASLQDIIRRFKDVHGNFDDFPDKVALQLNDTHPSISIAELMRVLLDEEHLGWKRAWNITRQVFSFTTHTVQPAALEKVPADLFENVLPRHLQIIYDINFSFMEELKKKIGQDYVRLSSMSIIEEGATKNIRVANLSVVCSHTVNGVSRAHFELLKTRVFPDFYELWPEKFQYQTNGVTQRRWIVVSNPSLCALISKWLGTESWIRDINLLAGLREYASNADLQQEWMTVKKTNKMRLAEYIETMSGVKVSLDSMFDVQIKRIHEYKRQLLNILGVIHRYDCIKNMEESERKKVVPRVCIIGGKAPPGYEIAKKIIKLCHAVAETINNDIDVGDLLKLVFIPDYNVSVAELVIPGSDLSQHISTAGHEASGTGSMKFLMNGCLLLATADGSTNEIIEEIGAENMFIFGAKINEVPALREKESTIEAPLQFARVVRMVRDGYFGFKEYFKSLCDSVENGKDFYLVGSDFVSYIEAQAAADKAYVDKEKWSEMSILCTAGSGRFSSDRTIEDYAQKSWGIQPCKCPS
- the LOC122594002 gene encoding glycogen phosphorylase 1-like isoform X1, producing MSLFHPFRIIAIKYNQPKIKKIQSLFTPTSFTIKKHSSFTFFQHNAVKNAAKHVSKSLMQDSSGNTSSVTVEKDVSNGVVFVIKVQEKNMGLLQMITRVLKGLKIEKPTIEFNEKEDLFVVKFFVTDLNGKKVEDKESLVKIKTLLMEAINGSEGVVVKKAGFFGGNKSDKMFELMDGFLKNDPTSLQKDILHHVEYTVARSRFSFDDFEAYKALSHSVRDRLIERWHDTQQHFKKKDPKRLYFLSLEFLMGRSLSNSVINLGIRDQCAEALSQLGFEYEVLAEQEGDAALGNGGLARLSACQMDSLATLDYPAWGYGLRYQYGLFRQIILDGFQHEQPDYWLNFGNPWEIERVHVSYPVKFYGSVNEEVVNGKKCKVWIPKETVSCFTMKLFPLFYNFLILNFRSLSSACLQVEAVAYDNPIPGYGTRNTITLRLWAAKPSDGIDMESYNTGDYINAIVNRQKAEIISNVLYPDDRSYQGKELRLKQQYFFVSASLQDIIRRFKDVHGNFDDFPDKVALQLNDTHPSISIAELMRVLLDEEHLGWKRAWNITRQVFSFTTHTVQPAALEKVPADLFENVLPRHLQIIYDINFSFMEELKKKIGQDYVRLSSMSIIEEGATKNIRVANLSVVCSHTVNGVSRAHFELLKTRVFPDFYELWPEKFQYQTNGVTQRRWIVVSNPSLCALISKWLGTESWIRDINLLAGLREYASNADLQQEWMTVKKTNKMRLAEYIETMSGVKVSLDSMFDVQIKRIHEYKRQLLNILGVIHRYDCIKNMEESERKKVVPRVCIIGGKAPPGYEIAKKIIKLCHAVAETINNDIDVGDLLKLVFIPDYNVSVAELVIPGSDLSQHISTAGHEASGTGSMKFLMNGCLLLATADGSTNEIIEEIGAENMFIFGAKINEVPALREKESTIEAPLQFARVVRMVRDGYFGFKEYFKSLCDSVENGKDFYLVGSDFVSYIEAQAAADKAYVDKEKWSEMSILCTAGSGRFSSDRTIEDYAQKSWGIQPCKCPS